The following proteins come from a genomic window of Sesamum indicum cultivar Zhongzhi No. 13 linkage group LG10, S_indicum_v1.0, whole genome shotgun sequence:
- the LOC105172803 gene encoding polygalacturonase At1g48100 translates to MDSSYRCRFVVLFAVHLCFLALSAQCRPFEYSKLSRYLVVSQISASPSPAPEAAAASHPPSPQVSVFSVVSYGAVGDGVADDTPAFKAAWDAACQADDPAVLLVPRHYTFMIQSTIFTGPCTSRLAFQIEGSIVPPDGPDSWPKNYSKRQWLVFYRINGMSMQGGGVIDGRGEKWWDLPCKPHRGINGTTPPGPCDSPVAIRFFWSSNVTVQGLKIKNSPQFHFRFDSCHDVHIDSLYIKSPAGSPNTDGIHVENSNDVRIYNSVISNGDDCVSIGAGTYNVDIRNITCGPSHGISIGSLGIKNSRACVSNITVTDSVIKHSDNGVRIKTWQGGFGSVSKVTFKNIIVDTVRNPIIIDQYYCSNKACPNQTSAVYVTDISYTNIKGTYDVRSPAMHLACSDTVPCTNLTLYDVELFPAQGQKILDPFCWNAYGDIKTLTVPPVFCLMEGFPLSLPDNDVDKC, encoded by the exons ATGGATTCTTCCTACCGATGTCGTTTTGTCGTGCTTTTCGCTGTCCATCTATGCTTTCTTGCTCTTTCAGCTCAATGCAGGCCTTTTGAGTACTCAAAACTATCGAGATACCTTGTAGTTTCTCAAATTTCAGCGTCGCCCTCTCCTGCACCGGAGGCTGCTGCTGCTTCTCACCCGCCTTCGCCTCAAGTTTCCGTTTTCAGTGTGGTGTCATATGGTGCTGTGGGAGACGGCGTTGCTGACGACACACCAGCGTTTAAAGCGGCCTGGGATGCTGCCTGCCAGGCCGATGATCCTGCCGTGTTGCTTGTTCCTAGGCACTATACTTTCATGATTCAGTCTACTATTTTCACCGGCCCGTGTACTAGCAGACTAGCTTTTCAG ATAGAAGGAAGTATAGTGCCGCCCGATGGACCGGATTCGTGGCCGAAAAACTACAGCAAGAGACAGTGGCTGGTATTCTATAGGATCAATGGAATGTCAATGCAAGGAGGTGGAGTAATAGATGGAAGAGGAGAAAAGTGGTGGGATCTTCCTTGCAAACCTCACAGG GGCATAAATGGAACAACCCCACCTGGTCCTTGTGACAGCCCAGTT GCAATAAGGTTCTTTTGGAGCTCCAATGTGACAGTCCAAGGGCTTAAAATCAAGAACAGCCCACAATTCCATTTCCGGTTCGACAGCTGCCACGACGTCCACATCGACTCGTTGTACATAAAATCGCCTGCTGGAAGTCCGAACACGGATGGAATTCACGTAGAAAACAGCAACGACGTGAGGATATATAACTCAGTCATTTCTAATG GGGATGACTGTGTGTCCATTGGAGCTGGTACTTATAATGTGGATATAAGGAACATAACTTGTGGTCCTAGTCATGGAATAAG CATTGGGAGCCTAGGTATCAAGAACTCGAGGGCATGCGTTTCAAACATAACGGTGACGGACTCCGTCATCAAGCATTCAGACAACGGTGTGAGGATCAAGACATGGCAGGGTGGGTTCGGGTCCGTGTCAAAAGTCACCTTCAAGAATATCATCGTGGACACGGTACGGAATCCTATCATCATTGACCAGTACTACTGCAGCAACAAGGCCTGCCCGAACCAAACCTCAGCGGTATACGTGACCGACATCTCCTACACAAACATCAAAGGCACATATGATGTAAGAAGCCCGGCAATGCATTTGGCCTGCAGTGACACAGTGCCTTGCACTAATCTCACCCTCTATGATGTGGAGCTGTTTCCTGCCCAAGGCCAGAAAATCTTGGACCCCTTCTGCTGGAATGCCTATGGGGACATCAAGACACTCACTGTTCCACCTGTGTTCTGCCTGATGGAGGGCTTCCCCCTGTCGTTGCCCGACAACGATGTCGATAAATGTTGA